From the genome of Halomonas sp. LR3S48:
TATCAACGATACCTGGGGGCACCTGCAAGGCGATCAGGTTCTCGCCGAGTTCGCCAACCTCTGCCATCAGTTACTGAGGGAAGAGGACGTCGTAGGCCGGCTCGGCGGCGAAGAGTTTGCCGTGGTGCTTCCATTGACGCCCCAGGTAGCCAGCCACCCGTTGGCCGAACGGCTACGCCGTGCCATCGCCGAGCACGATTTCGGTATCGATGCCGGCCAGGTCACGGCCAGCATCGGCCTCGCCGAGTATCGCCTGGGCGAGTCGAGAGACACCTTGATCGACAGAGCCGATCGCAGCCTCTACGCGGCCAAGCATCAAGGGCGCAATCGCGTCATAAGTCGTTAGCCCATGAGGAAGCCTGCCTGACAAGGCCCACCATGCCAGCCCTGAGCAGCTTGCCACGAGATCACCTGCCGTCACGGAAGCCGAGATCGGACGGTTCGAACCCGCGGTTCCCGAGTGGCAGATTGTCGAGCGCAATGGCATCATGAGACTTGAGAGGGTCTTTATCTTTCCCGATTTCCGGCAAGCCCTGGCTTTATCAATCCTATGGGTGAAATTGCCGAAACCGCGGGCCACCAAACCGAGCTGCTGACCGAATGGAACAACGTCACCGTGACTTGGTGGACACAAGATCAAGGGCCTGCATCGCGACGACTTCATTCTTGCCGCTAGAACCGACGAGGTAGCGAAATAAATGTTCGAACATATTGAGCGGGTTCCCGGGGATGCCATCCTCGGCCTGATCGAGGCCTTCAAGAAGGATACCAATCCCGAGAAGGTAGATCTCGGCGTCGGCGTCTACAAGGATGCCCAGGGCAACACCCCGGTGATGCGCGCCGTCAAGGAAGCCGAGGCCCTGCTGCTCAAGAACGAAACCACCAAGACCTACATCGGCTCCCACGGGGCACCCGAGTATGGCGACGTGGTTCTGCCGATGGTACTGGGTCAAGGTTCCCCTGTACTCGAGGCCGGTCGCGCCAGCGCAACCCAATCGCCGGGCGGCACCGGTGCGCTGCGCCTGGCTGCCGACTTCATCAGTTCCCAGCTTCCCGGCAAGGGAATCTGGGTCAGCAACCCCACCTGGCCGAACCATCACGGCATCTTCACTGCCGCCGGGATCGAGCTGCACAAGTATCCCTACGTCGACGCCGAGAACCGCCTCGACTTCGACGGCATGCTGGCGGCGGTCAAGCAGATTCCCGCCGGCGATGTCATCGTGCTGCACGCCTGCTGCCACAACCCCACCGGCTTCGATCTTTCCCGTGAGCAGTGGCAGCAAATCCTGGAAGTGGTCCGTGAGCGCAACCTGCTGCCCCTGATCGACTTTGCCTATCAGGGCTTCGGCGAGGGCCTCGACGAAGACGCCTACGGCGTGCGCCTGTTCGCCGAGAACCTCGACGAGGTCATCATCACCAGCTCCTGCTCGAAGAACTTCGGCATCTACTGCGAGCGCACCGGCTGCCTGATCATGGTGGCGAAGAACAACGAGCAGATGCAGAACATTCGTTCACAGGTGGCCATCGTCGCCCGCGAGAACTACTCCAACCCGCCGGCTCATGGCGGTGCCATCGTCAGCGAGATCCTGCACTCCGCCGAGCTGGCCGCCCTCTGGCGCGAGGAACTCACCGAGATGCGCGATCGCATCAACACCCTGCGTCGTGATTTCGTCGAGGCCTTGAAACCCTACGGGCTCGATCAGAAGTATGCCTGCGTAGCCGAGCAGCGCGGCATGTTCTCCTATACCGGCCTGCAGCCGGAGCAGGTCGACCGCCTGCGCGACGAGTTCGGTATCTACATGGTGCGTTCGGGCCGGGCCAACGTGGCCGGCTTCTCCCATGAGAACCTGCCCTACCTGGCCAAGGCCATTGCCGCAGTCAACTGATCTCGCTTGTCGGCAAAGTAGATGCCCCGGCCATGGCCGGGGCATCGCGTTATGGCTGGCTCGACGGCCGCCATTCGACTCAAGCTTCCGCGCCATTGAAAAGCGGACGCATGTTCTCGATGAGGTAGCGGTCATCGAACCCGGCCTCCTGCTTCAGGGCTTCCAGATCCGGTATCGTCACGTTGTAGCGATCGCGGAAAACCAGTCCGTCGTCGCTCAGCGCAGTAAAGGTTCGACTGATGTGCACCGTGCTGAGCCCGAGCAGGTCTGCCAGCACCTCCTGTGATAGCGGCAGTCGGAAGTTCTCGCAGCCGTCGCAGTTGGTCTGCTTGATACGCTGGCACATCTCGAGCAGAAAATGAGCCAGCTTCTGACGCGCGTTGCGGCGCGCCAGGTTGACCAGGCGCTCGGTCAACAGTACCTGCTGTCGGCTGGCGACGGCGAACAGGATAGAGGTGAGGGTAAACGAGCGCCGAAAGATATTGACGAGATTTCGATGGGGAAAGAAGCAGATTTCCCCGTCCTCGACCATTTGTACCCCGGCCAGGCGCTGCGAGAAGGCGAACTCCCGCAAGCCGATGATATCGCCAGGCAGATAGATTTCCAGAATCTGACGAGTGCCGTTTTCCAGTTCACGATACGAAAACGCCCAGCCGCGCCTGAGGGTACAGAACTCAGCAGCCTCATCCTGCTCTTCCCACAGGATGGTGCCCGCCCGTGCACGCGTGGCGCTGTCCTCCAGTTGCGCCAGCAGCTCCTTATCCTCATTCGATACCGAATGAAAATAGTTGAAGTGGCGAACAATACAGCTCTCCTCTGAGCTCATCGATGCTCTCCTCTCGATGCGGAATGCAAGCCCATGTACACAGCGATACTTAAATTGACAATGCCAGTATACGACAAAGGCAGGCTTGACCAATCAGTCAGGAAGCGGCCACACTGAGCCTGCCTTGACTACAACCCCAACACACAAGAGGCTCATCATGGCGGCTTCCCCAGTGCACTACCCGTGGTACAAGAAGGAGGATACCGATGCCTTCTTCGCCCTCTTCCAGAACAATATCGCGAACTTCGTCATCATTGCCATCAGCATGCTGGGCATGGGTTTCCCAGCCTCCATCGTATTCGGCCAGGTACTGCCGGGGGCCGCGGTAGCGGTCATGGTGGGCAACTTCTACTATGCCTGGAGCGCGGCGCGCCTGGCACGCAAGGAGAACCGCGCCGACGTCACCGCCCTCTCCTATGGTATTTCCACGCCGGTCATGTTCGTCTTCCTGTTCGGCGTTCTGCTACCCGCAAAGCAGCTTACCGGCGATGCCGAACTGGCTTGGAAGGTAGCTGTCGCCGCCTGTTTCATCAGCGGCGCCATCGAGGCCGCCGTCAGCCTGATCGGCCGCTGGGTCCAGTATCATCTGCCACGTGCCGCCATGCTGGGTGCCGTAGCCGGCGTGGCACTGACCTTCATCGCCGGCGAGATGCTGTTCAAGACCCTCGAGATGCCGGTCATCGGCCTGCTGGTACTCGCCATCATCATCGTCGGCCTGGTGGCTCGGGTCAGCATGCCTTTCCGGCTGCCCACGTCGCTGTTCGCCATCGTCATCGGTACCGCCATGGCCTACCTGATCGGCGATGCCGGTGGAGAGCGCTTCAGTGACGCCTTCACCCACCTCGGCTTCTACCCACTGCTGCCCAACCTGGCCTGGCTCGAGGGGCTGGGGCTGCTGTTCACCGGCATGCTGGCGGTACTCACCGTGGTGCTGCCCATCACCCTGTACAACGCTATCGAGACCATGAACAACGTCGAGGCGATGGAAGCCGCTGGTGACAAGTATGATGTGCGCGAATGCCAGGCCGTGGATGGCGCCGGCACCATGCTCGGCGCTTTGTTTGGTGGCGTCTTCCCCACCACGGTGTACATCGCCACCGTAGGCGCCAAGTGGATGGGAGCGGGCCGCGGTTACAGCATTCTCAACGGGGCGGTCTATGCCTTGGCTACCATGTTCGGCTTGATCGCCGCCCTGGCGGCCATCATCCCGGTCTCTGTCGTTGCCCCCATCCTCGTCTTCGTCGGCATGTCGATGATCGCTACGGCCTTTCAGAGCA
Proteins encoded in this window:
- a CDS encoding NCS2 family permease; amino-acid sequence: MAASPVHYPWYKKEDTDAFFALFQNNIANFVIIAISMLGMGFPASIVFGQVLPGAAVAVMVGNFYYAWSAARLARKENRADVTALSYGISTPVMFVFLFGVLLPAKQLTGDAELAWKVAVAACFISGAIEAAVSLIGRWVQYHLPRAAMLGAVAGVALTFIAGEMLFKTLEMPVIGLLVLAIIIVGLVARVSMPFRLPTSLFAIVIGTAMAYLIGDAGGERFSDAFTHLGFYPLLPNLAWLEGLGLLFTGMLAVLTVVLPITLYNAIETMNNVEAMEAAGDKYDVRECQAVDGAGTMLGALFGGVFPTTVYIATVGAKWMGAGRGYSILNGAVYALATMFGLIAALAAIIPVSVVAPILVFVGMSMIATAFQSNDTRYYPAVALAMLPYFANYVMTRFNRGAGDVVADISSGIVAMGQGAMFMAIFIGAMTVSVIDHQFRRAAIFAAVAAAFSFVGLMHAPELALNAAWDFTLGYLVMGALFLYFAWQQEKLAAPHVSSSKPAAVTSPPATD
- a CDS encoding Crp/Fnr family transcriptional regulator, which produces MSSEESCIVRHFNYFHSVSNEDKELLAQLEDSATRARAGTILWEEQDEAAEFCTLRRGWAFSYRELENGTRQILEIYLPGDIIGLREFAFSQRLAGVQMVEDGEICFFPHRNLVNIFRRSFTLTSILFAVASRQQVLLTERLVNLARRNARQKLAHFLLEMCQRIKQTNCDGCENFRLPLSQEVLADLLGLSTVHISRTFTALSDDGLVFRDRYNVTIPDLEALKQEAGFDDRYLIENMRPLFNGAEA
- a CDS encoding aromatic amino acid transaminase, with product MFEHIERVPGDAILGLIEAFKKDTNPEKVDLGVGVYKDAQGNTPVMRAVKEAEALLLKNETTKTYIGSHGAPEYGDVVLPMVLGQGSPVLEAGRASATQSPGGTGALRLAADFISSQLPGKGIWVSNPTWPNHHGIFTAAGIELHKYPYVDAENRLDFDGMLAAVKQIPAGDVIVLHACCHNPTGFDLSREQWQQILEVVRERNLLPLIDFAYQGFGEGLDEDAYGVRLFAENLDEVIITSSCSKNFGIYCERTGCLIMVAKNNEQMQNIRSQVAIVARENYSNPPAHGGAIVSEILHSAELAALWREELTEMRDRINTLRRDFVEALKPYGLDQKYACVAEQRGMFSYTGLQPEQVDRLRDEFGIYMVRSGRANVAGFSHENLPYLAKAIAAVN